GATTGCGTGGCCCGCGGTGGTCAGGGCCAGTGAGGCATAGGTCTGGTTAATCTGCACATGCGCGCCGTGCGGGCTTGTGAAGTCGTGAGGATTGACCGGCACCTTCGGGTCGGGATCGAGCGGCGAGCCCCAGAACGGATCGTCGTCCGTGACCACCGGGACACCGGCGCCTGCCTCGCTGATCCGCCCGCCGGCGGCGTTGGTGGTTTCCGGCCCTCCCTTGAAGGTCCCGGTCGCCTCATTCGGGTGGAACGCCCATTGGGTCAGGCCCGTCTGGGCGGCGAAGATCGAGAGATTGCCGGGCGTCGAGGGGCCGGCAATGTCCTGGAAGACATGGTCGAACAGGACGAAGCGATCGGCGTAGCGCCACAGAAAAGGCACCGTGTCGCAGTCCTCGTAGGCCATGGAGAGTTCGCCGAACTGTTTGGCTTCGAGTGAAGGATCGCCATGCGGAGAATATTTTTTCTCCTCGGTGATCGCGAAACGGTCCATGCGGGCGGTGCCGTTCACGACATGCATCTTGGCGACGATGCGGGCGTGGGAGTGATCGATGTCGTCGGTATCCCAGGCGTATTGCTTCGGGCCGATGCGGAATGGCGAAATCGTGGTCCGGCTGCCGTTGGTGTTGATCAGCGTCTGCACGAAGCCGGGGGTTTTCGAGGCCGGCTGCGAATAAAGCCCGTCGGCGCCGGGGAAGGTGCCGAAATACGAGTCGAAGGAACGGTTTTCCTGATAGAGCACGAAGACGTATTTGATCTTGCGACGGACCATGGCCGTCATTTCCGCGTCGCTCGGCATGGGCTGCGGTGCGTCCATCATCTTCCGGACGATGCCGCGGGCATCGGGCTGGGTGACGACCTCATGCCCGGTTGCGGCGAGAGCCGCGACACTAACGGCGGAGAGCGCCGAACAGGCGATGATGAGTGCGCGTTTCATTCAGGAACTCCCTTGTTGCCGTGACCCACCGCATGCGGACACGCGAGCCTGTCAGCCGGACCGGGCAGGTCGCGGCCGCCGGGCAAGGCTTTAGAGCAGCGCATTGCCCGCGTGGATGATGTTTCGGTGGCAATTCGCAATCCGGGCGGTCAGCCCGAGAGGAGGGCGACGGTGTGCCGGGCGATCATCGCCTCCTCGTCGGTCGGGATCACCCGCACCTCGATCGTGGACGCGGAGGCGGAAATTACCGGGGCATGCCGTTCATTCGAAGCGTCATCGAGCACGATGCCAAGATGGGCGAGGCGGGCGCAGATCATCCGCCGCACCGGCGCGGCGTGTTCGCCGATGCCGGCGGTGAAGACCAGGGTTTCAAGCCCGCCGAGGGCGACGGTCAGCGCGGCGATCTCGCGGGCCGCGCGATGGCAGAACAGGTCGACCGCCAGGCGGGACTCCGGGCGGTCGCTGACAAGCAGCGTCCGCATGTCCGATGCCTCGCCGGAAACACCGAGCAGGCCGGATTCGCTGTAGAGACAGCGGCTGATGGCCTTGGCGTCGAGCTGTTCCTGTTCGACCATGTAGAGCACCACGCCCGGATCGAGCGTGCCGGGGCGGGTGCCCATCATCAGCCCGTCGAGCGCGGTGAAGCCCATGCTCGATTCCACCGATCGGCCGGCCAGCATCGCGCAGGCACTGGCACCGTTGCCGAGATGAGCGGCAATGACCTTGCCGGCCGCCCGTGCGGGGTCGGCCGCCGCAAGGGCATGGGCGATGTATTCATAGGAAATGCCGTGGAAGCCATATCGCCGCACACCGGCTTCGTGATAACGCGCGGGCAGGGGCAGCCGGGTTGCGACGTCGGTCATGGTGCGGTGAAACCCGGTGTCGAAACAGCCGATCTGAGGCAGGTTCGGGCGCAGGCGGGCGATGGCGCGCACCGCGGCGAGGTTGTGCGGCTGGTGCAGAGGGGCGAGCGGAGTGAGTGCCGCGAGTGCGGCGATGACCGCCTCGTCGAGCCGGACTGGCACCGCGAAATTTTGGCCGCCGTGGACGATTCGGTGCCCGACAGCAACGAGGTGGTCGCTGTCGAGATGATCATCGGCCCAGTCAAGCAGCGGGCCGAGCAGATCCTCGTGCGTCATGGCCGCGCCAGTCTCCCAGCGCCGTTCGGTGACGGGCCGGCCTTCGGCATCGAAGCCCCGGAAATGCGGCGCCTCGCCGATCCGCTCGATCATGCCGTGCGCGCGCCGGGGCTGGCCGTCTTCGGTATCGAAAATGCCGAATTTGAGGCTCGACGAACCGGCGTTGAGAACCAGGACGGCGTTGCTCATTCTCGATGGTCTCCCTTCGGATGCGGGCCGGTCGTCAGGGCGGGGGGTCGGGCGCGCCGATCACCTGCGGGGCAGAACTGAGCGGCGTGGCGCCGCCGTTATGGTAGATGAGCTCCTGGTTGCCGAGGCGGATGACCGCACCATGCGCCAGCAGAGCCGGGCCGGAGAGGCGATTGCCATCGAGAAACGTGCCGTTGGACGAGTCGAGATCGGTCAGCCAGACTTCGTCATTGCGGAGTTCCAGTTGGCAGTGCTGCCGCGAAACCTCGCGGTCGCGCAGAACCACCGGGCAGGGAGGTGTCCTGCCGATCGTGAGCGGTTCGGGGCCAATCGGGATTTCGCGGATCGCTCGTCCTTCCGCCGGGATAAGCAGATAGTGGCGCGACGGAGCCATCCGAACGAAAGTGCGCTCCGACTCCGGGTCGTCGTGTTCCTGCCAGGGTAACGCCACGCGGAACACGTTCACGCTGCGGGCGATGTTGCGCAGACGATGCGGGCCAAGATCGACCAGGCGCAGCGGGATCTTGCCGGTGGCATCCTCCTGCACGCGGGCGGAGATGCAAATTCCTCCAGGTTCCGCAAGACGTTCAAGGCGGGCGGCAACATTCACGCCGTCGCCCAGCAGATCATCGCCATCGATGACAACCTCGCCCTGATGCACGGCGATGCGGAACCGGAGAGGCGCGGGCGCGTTGTCTTCACCGTCGAGCTCGTGCAGGCGTGTCTGGATCTCGATGGCGCAGCGCAGGCCCAGCACCGCACTCGGGAATTCGGCTAGAGCGCCATCCCCGGTCGCCTTGAACACGCGACCATGATGGGTATGGACTGCCGGATCGATCACTTCGGCACGCGCTTTGGCGAGGCGTCGCAGCGTGCCGGGCTCATCCTGGCCGAGCAGCCGCGAGAATCCGACCATATCGACCGCCATGATCGCGGCCAGCTTGCGTTCCGCGAATTCGAAACTCAACGGGAACCCCCGGCGGGCGCTAACGCCCCTTCACAATTTCCGACTGGAATTCCTAGATGAAATGCGATGGGCAGGCAACAAATCGACCCGCACCACAATCGGGGGAGACCGGTCCGGCACGCCGGACCGGTCTCCGATGATCTTTCGTATCCGACCGGATCAGGCCGAGTAGTACATTTCGAACTCGACCGGGTGCGGCGTATGCTCGAAGCGGTACACTTCTTCCCACTTCAGCGCGATATAGCTCTCGATCTGTTCCTTGCTGAACACGTCGCCGGCGAGCAGGAAGTCATGGTCGGCGGCAAGGGATTCCAGCGCCTCGCGGAGCGAGCCGCAGACGGTGGGAATGCCCTGGAGTTCTTCGGGGGGCAGGTCGTAGAGGTTTTTGTCCATCGGGTCGCCCGGATGGATCTTGTTCTTGATGCCGTCGAGCCCGGCCATCGCCATCGCGGCGAAGGCCAGATAGGGGTTCGCGGTCGGGTCGGGGAAGCGGACTTCGACGCGCTTGGCCTTCGGGTTCGTGGTGTAGGGAATGCGGCAGGAGGCCGAGCGGTTCCGGGACGAGTAGGCCAGCAGCACCGGCGCCTCGAAGCCCGGAATCAGCCGCTTGTAGCTGTTCGTGCTCGGGTTGGTGAAGGCGTTCAGCGCCTTGGCGTGCTTGATGATGCCGCCGATGTAGTAAAGGCAGAGCTCGGACAGATCCGCATAGCCATTGCCGGCGAAGAGGGGCTTGCCGTTCTTCCAGATCGACTGGTGGGTGTGCATGCCGGAGCCATTGTCGCCATAGATCGGCTTCGGCATGAACGTCGCCGTCTTGCCGTAGCTGTGGGCGACGTTGTGGACGCAGTATTTGTAGATCTGCATCTGGTCGGCCATCTGCACCAGCGTGCCGAACTTGGTGCCGAGCTCGTGCTGGCTCTGCGCCACCTCGTGGTGGTGCTTCTCGATCGGCAGGCCC
This genomic interval from Acidiphilium multivorum AIU301 contains the following:
- a CDS encoding adenylate/guanylate cyclase domain-containing protein; protein product: MSFEFAERKLAAIMAVDMVGFSRLLGQDEPGTLRRLAKARAEVIDPAVHTHHGRVFKATGDGALAEFPSAVLGLRCAIEIQTRLHELDGEDNAPAPLRFRIAVHQGEVVIDGDDLLGDGVNVAARLERLAEPGGICISARVQEDATGKIPLRLVDLGPHRLRNIARSVNVFRVALPWQEHDDPESERTFVRMAPSRHYLLIPAEGRAIREIPIGPEPLTIGRTPPCPVVLRDREVSRQHCQLELRNDEVWLTDLDSSNGTFLDGNRLSGPALLAHGAVIRLGNQELIYHNGGATPLSSAPQVIGAPDPPP
- the glnA gene encoding type I glutamate--ammonia ligase — protein: MAKKPAGSGDAISKVMAMMKENGVEYVDLRFTDPRGKWHHTAQHISTMGEDAFRDGIMFDGSSIAGWKVINESDMILMPDPETAVMDPFAAKPSMVIFCDILEPSTGLPYSRDPRSTAKKVEAYVRASGVGDSILFGAEAEFFIFDSVRFGTGGNFGTYQLDSIEGPGSSLKDYPEGNMGHRPVVKGGYFPVPPVDSESDLRAEMLSTMGEMGLPIEKHHHEVAQSQHELGTKFGTLVQMADQMQIYKYCVHNVAHSYGKTATFMPKPIYGDNGSGMHTHQSIWKNGKPLFAGNGYADLSELCLYYIGGIIKHAKALNAFTNPSTNSYKRLIPGFEAPVLLAYSSRNRSASCRIPYTTNPKAKRVEVRFPDPTANPYLAFAAMAMAGLDGIKNKIHPGDPMDKNLYDLPPEELQGIPTVCGSLREALESLAADHDFLLAGDVFSKEQIESYIALKWEEVYRFEHTPHPVEFEMYYSA
- a CDS encoding acetate/propionate family kinase, whose product is MSNAVLVLNAGSSSLKFGIFDTEDGQPRRAHGMIERIGEAPHFRGFDAEGRPVTERRWETGAAMTHEDLLGPLLDWADDHLDSDHLVAVGHRIVHGGQNFAVPVRLDEAVIAALAALTPLAPLHQPHNLAAVRAIARLRPNLPQIGCFDTGFHRTMTDVATRLPLPARYHEAGVRRYGFHGISYEYIAHALAAADPARAAGKVIAAHLGNGASACAMLAGRSVESSMGFTALDGLMMGTRPGTLDPGVVLYMVEQEQLDAKAISRCLYSESGLLGVSGEASDMRTLLVSDRPESRLAVDLFCHRAAREIAALTVALGGLETLVFTAGIGEHAAPVRRMICARLAHLGIVLDDASNERHAPVISASASTIEVRVIPTDEEAMIARHTVALLSG